Below is a genomic region from Dyella terrae.
TAGACGTCCGGCGCGACGTATTCGACCGGCGTGACGTCGAGGGCGGCGCCCGGACGCGGATCGAGGCTGCGGATCAGCATGGCTGCAGCGTGCGTTTCCTCTTCTGTCGCGCGCAGACGGCGCGCCAGCCGGGGGACGTCGTTGCGAGCCAGCAGTTCCAGCTCGGCATCGACGATGCGCAGGGCCAGTTCACGCTGGGACAACTCCGCCGAAAACTGTTCCAGCTGGGCGCGGAGGCAGTCGCGCAGATCGAGGCTGGCCACGCCTGTCGGGTCAAATCGCTGAAGCTGGCGCCGGATGGCGTCGACTTCCTCAATCGTCGCTTTCAGATCGGCCGGTACGGCGGCCAGCACCGCATCAAGGCCTTCGGTGAGATAGCCATCCGCATTGAGGGCGTCGATGAGAATGGCGGCGATCGTGCGCTCGCGCAGGCTCATGTGGCTCAGGTTGAGCTGCCACAGGAGGTGCTCCTGCAGGGTTTCCGGGGCGGCGCTTTGCGGTTCGAAGCCGTCCTCGTCCCCCGAGCCGTTGCGGCTGCCACTGGCGCCACCGCTGGAGAAATCGATCGGCTCCTCGGCTGCGCCGCCGGATTCTGCCCAGTCGGACATGTCGTCGGTATCGCCGTCGCTGCTGCTGGAGCCGGCCACCTCGACCTGGAAATCCGCCGCTTCGCCGGGGCCGCTTTCGCCGTCGCCTTCGCCGGGATTGTCCTCGGCGAATTCCAGCAGGGGGTTCCCTTCCGCGATCTGCCTCAGCTCAGCCTCGAGCTCCAGCTGCGAAAGTTGCAGAAGGCGAATCGCCTGCTGCAGCTGCGGCGTCAGAGTGAGCTGCTGATTGAGGCGAAACTGCAGTCCGGGTTTCATGCCAGGTGGGTAAGGTGAACTCGCCGTCATCCTAACCCCCTTGGTCAGAGGGGGCTATAGCAGGCCGTTAGGCCGGATGGCCGAATGTGTGATGTCGGCCGCGTTGCGGCCGGCTCGCGCTACAAGCGGAACTCGCGGCCCAGGTAAACCTCGCGAACCT
It encodes:
- a CDS encoding RNA polymerase factor sigma-54, coding for MKPGLQFRLNQQLTLTPQLQQAIRLLQLSQLELEAELRQIAEGNPLLEFAEDNPGEGDGESGPGEAADFQVEVAGSSSSDGDTDDMSDWAESGGAAEEPIDFSSGGASGSRNGSGDEDGFEPQSAAPETLQEHLLWQLNLSHMSLRERTIAAILIDALNADGYLTEGLDAVLAAVPADLKATIEEVDAIRRQLQRFDPTGVASLDLRDCLRAQLEQFSAELSQRELALRIVDAELELLARNDVPRLARRLRATEEETHAAAMLIRSLDPRPGAALDVTPVEYVAPDVYARKDSGRWRVSLNPDCQPRLGLNQHYCNLIAQARGDDASWMRGQLQEARWLIKSLESRAETLLKVAEAIVRRQSAFLDYGPEAMHPLVLREVAEEVGMHESTISRVTTRKYIHTPRGTFELKHFFSSGVSTEDGGSASATAIQAMLRKLVDAEDPRKPLSDQAIAEELHRKGIQVARRTVAKYREAMRIPSSSERQRAS